A single region of the Nitrospira sp. genome encodes:
- the queF gene encoding NADPH-dependent 7-cyano-7-deazaguanine reductase QueF: protein MGRKKPTRKGTTTRLGYNERHAKSGITTALPTIETFPNQYKGYEITIVIPEYTAICPKTNLPDFGTITLHYKPNKACLELKALKMYIHAYRNVGIFYENAVNRILHDVVASCRPIWAKVTGEFAARGGLRSVIEARYPE, encoded by the coding sequence ATGGGCCGCAAGAAACCGACACGTAAAGGAACAACCACCAGGCTTGGCTACAATGAGCGTCATGCAAAGAGCGGGATTACCACGGCACTGCCCACAATCGAAACGTTTCCCAATCAATACAAGGGGTATGAGATTACGATTGTCATCCCGGAGTACACAGCCATCTGCCCTAAGACCAATCTCCCGGACTTCGGCACCATTACCCTCCACTACAAGCCAAATAAAGCCTGCCTTGAGCTCAAAGCGCTGAAAATGTATATCCACGCCTATCGAAATGTTGGGATTTTCTACGAAAATGCCGTAAACCGCATTCTTCATGACGTTGTCGCATCCTGCCGTCCGATCTGGGCCAAAGTCACAGGCGAGTTTGCTGCCCGTGGCGGGCTTCGGAGCGTCATTGAAGCCAGATATCCGGAATAG
- a CDS encoding methylenetetrahydrofolate reductase C-terminal domain-containing protein, translated as MPIRVLVPGEEHGDQHMGGVHKRPPIPDGALKAECPKFMSHGPCGGVRRGGFCEVYPDMTCPWVTLYHKLQELGQLEWMKQV; from the coding sequence ATGCCGATACGAGTCCTAGTCCCGGGCGAAGAACATGGCGATCAGCATATGGGAGGTGTCCATAAGCGGCCACCGATCCCGGACGGCGCCCTCAAGGCCGAATGTCCAAAATTCATGAGTCACGGCCCATGTGGGGGGGTCCGCCGAGGGGGCTTTTGCGAAGTCTACCCAGATATGACGTGCCCCTGGGTGACCCTCTACCACAAGCTTCAAGAGCTAGGGCAATTGGAATGGATGAAACAAGTCTAA
- a CDS encoding c-type cytochrome, with translation MHANGLKYLVLLVVTGLCASTAQAVKPAINRDSLLEGRRVYEQACAWCHGIKGEGDGPAGWFIGRYSSPRPRNFVKDGYKLRSTASGDLPTDQDLFRTITHGIPGVMPAYSSLSERDRWQVIAYLKSWNTAFEEETPVPLTFPSPSASPSEASIDNGRKLYVKYDCRACHGDNGEGDGPESIAGHLRDADTLPIRATNLTAPSSWKNGASSQDLFRTLMTGLDGTPMPSYANEFAGQAEALWDLVWYLQSLSDHQGR, from the coding sequence ATGCATGCGAACGGCTTGAAATACCTAGTCCTACTGGTTGTCACAGGGCTCTGCGCATCCACCGCACAAGCCGTCAAACCCGCCATCAACCGGGACTCTCTGCTGGAAGGACGACGAGTCTACGAACAAGCCTGCGCTTGGTGTCATGGCATCAAGGGCGAAGGAGATGGGCCAGCCGGTTGGTTCATCGGCCGCTATTCCAGTCCACGCCCCCGCAACTTCGTAAAAGACGGGTACAAGCTGCGCAGCACAGCGTCAGGCGACCTTCCAACGGATCAGGACCTCTTCAGAACCATCACCCACGGCATTCCTGGTGTCATGCCCGCCTATTCCTCACTCAGCGAACGGGACCGCTGGCAAGTCATTGCCTACCTCAAATCATGGAATACCGCATTCGAAGAAGAGACGCCCGTTCCGCTCACATTTCCTTCACCGTCCGCTTCGCCGAGCGAGGCCAGCATAGACAACGGCCGTAAGCTCTACGTGAAATACGACTGTCGGGCCTGTCACGGAGACAATGGCGAGGGAGACGGGCCGGAGTCAATCGCTGGTCACTTACGCGATGCGGACACCCTCCCCATCCGAGCCACGAATCTCACCGCACCGTCGTCATGGAAAAACGGGGCTTCCTCGCAGGATCTCTTCCGCACACTGATGACCGGGCTGGACGGTACACCGATGCCATCCTATGCCAATGAATTTGCCGGACAGGCGGAGGCGCTGTGGGATTTGGTCTGGTACCTCCAATCGTTATCTGATCACCAGGGGAGATAA
- a CDS encoding ferredoxin oxidoreductase, with protein MSLDYVKFSNGFEKFMPKEYRDMVEHGPFGKKVSVSQMGSFKEVLEEHPMCAGCAMTLFIRLAMIAFPNPEDTITVGTAGCGRLAISQAAIPFVYGNYGDQNGVASGLSRGLRLRFGDKPKDVVVMAGDGGTADIGFQQVLHSWFRKERFTTIMLDNEVYGNTGGQESGMTNRGAVLKMAPLGKKFEKMDMLQMAKVAGCAYVATVVPNNPRRVESVIKKAVLIAREVGSTYIQAYTSCNIEYAIPTDKVMEDAKNVENDRYQFTEYISDEAKQYLTERYGYKEFLPKPAAQTQSLPKA; from the coding sequence ATGAGCCTTGATTACGTCAAGTTTTCAAACGGCTTTGAGAAGTTTATGCCGAAAGAATATCGGGATATGGTCGAGCACGGTCCCTTCGGGAAAAAGGTCTCTGTGTCGCAGATGGGATCCTTTAAGGAGGTGCTCGAGGAGCATCCCATGTGCGCTGGTTGCGCCATGACCCTCTTTATTCGCCTTGCCATGATCGCATTCCCCAACCCTGAAGATACCATCACTGTCGGAACGGCCGGTTGCGGACGCTTGGCGATTTCGCAGGCCGCTATCCCGTTTGTGTACGGGAACTATGGTGACCAAAACGGCGTGGCGAGCGGTCTGTCTCGCGGCCTGCGGCTCCGTTTCGGTGACAAGCCGAAGGACGTGGTTGTGATGGCCGGCGATGGCGGCACGGCTGACATTGGGTTCCAGCAAGTGCTTCACTCCTGGTTCCGTAAGGAGCGGTTCACGACAATCATGCTGGATAACGAAGTTTATGGAAACACCGGTGGGCAGGAAAGCGGCATGACAAATCGCGGTGCCGTATTGAAAATGGCTCCGTTGGGCAAGAAGTTTGAAAAGATGGATATGTTGCAGATGGCCAAGGTTGCGGGGTGTGCATACGTTGCCACCGTGGTCCCTAATAATCCTCGCCGGGTAGAGAGCGTGATTAAGAAAGCTGTGCTGATCGCCAGAGAGGTTGGCTCGACCTATATTCAAGCCTACACCTCCTGCAACATCGAGTACGCGATTCCGACCGACAAGGTTATGGAAGACGCGAAGAATGTGGAAAACGATCGGTATCAGTTCACGGAGTACATCAGCGACGAAGCGAAGCAGTATCTGACTGAACGGTACGGCTACAAAGAGTTCTTGCCGAAGCCGGCGGCCCAGACCCAGAGCCTTCCGAAGGCATAG
- a CDS encoding 2-oxoacid:acceptor oxidoreductase family protein encodes MAKRFNIRMAGVGGQGVVTGSHILSTAVINAGGESTIVPFYGSEKRMAPVESYVRVSDEPIYEIGEITFPHIIIIFHPQVITHGKSYTMPFYFGLKEDGIALINNDGPMKLHKDQARELEERRAKLYYFPATKISLDVAGMDLATNMALMGCIGAITGLTNMAGLEQAVKDRFLGKGFVVSGGTAALDSVVERKFKKKQELIEKNVAVMRAGWNYAVDHGWAASEVKRAEEPVAAAAAK; translated from the coding sequence ATGGCGAAACGATTCAACATCCGTATGGCCGGGGTGGGTGGTCAGGGCGTGGTCACCGGCTCACACATTCTGAGTACGGCGGTGATCAACGCGGGCGGAGAAAGCACCATTGTTCCGTTCTACGGATCAGAGAAGCGGATGGCTCCGGTCGAAAGTTATGTGCGGGTTTCCGATGAGCCAATTTATGAAATTGGTGAGATCACCTTTCCGCACATTATCATTATTTTCCATCCTCAGGTCATTACTCACGGCAAGTCGTACACGATGCCTTTCTATTTCGGTCTAAAGGAAGACGGCATTGCGCTGATCAACAACGATGGGCCGATGAAATTGCATAAGGATCAGGCCCGTGAGCTCGAAGAGCGGCGCGCCAAGCTGTACTACTTCCCGGCTACCAAGATCTCCCTTGATGTTGCCGGGATGGACCTTGCCACTAATATGGCGCTCATGGGCTGTATTGGCGCTATCACTGGTTTGACGAACATGGCTGGGTTGGAGCAGGCAGTTAAGGACCGCTTCCTAGGCAAAGGATTCGTGGTGTCAGGCGGTACTGCGGCATTGGACAGTGTCGTCGAGCGGAAGTTCAAGAAGAAGCAAGAACTGATCGAGAAGAACGTCGCTGTTATGCGGGCTGGTTGGAACTACGCGGTAGACCACGGTTGGGCTGCTTCGGAAGTGAAGCGTGCGGAAGAGCCGGTGGCAGCGGCCGCCGCGAAATAG
- a CDS encoding ferredoxin oxidoreductase: protein MSEALDPKQKTGTQAEPATGVSAPKAQVKQDPHAAAKQQKVVTPEYLFLEAPRTKEFITGSEAAKEAIRRSNVDLAIAYPITPQSETMQLVGVLYGEGYVKEYYRGEEEVGVMAAIAGGSRAGVRCYTATAGPGTLRGLEGIASWPGHRLPVVAMFTCRVVNAPLAIQPDNIEVSYLLNCGMIVFHAENQQDMFDFTLAGFTISEKNDVTLPVGVCCDGFFVTHARGYVRMQDRSMKLPPREPWRGAVPVLDAENPPARLSRDAPVQKSNFMAYNIHAVWQQEVWAAVERSRKYINQYMGGLLTAENVEDAEAIIIASGSAAAQSREAVRICAEKGIKIGLIKVRSLRPFPTQELRKLCGKAKLIVVPEFNYVGWLAKEVATAIYGFSNAKIIGGPRVYGGQSMPVELIVDEVESGLTGKKSTNVAISQVMGASASDHDAMGHFMRSI, encoded by the coding sequence ATGAGTGAAGCATTGGACCCCAAGCAAAAGACCGGTACCCAGGCTGAACCAGCCACGGGTGTGTCGGCCCCCAAGGCACAAGTGAAGCAAGACCCACATGCGGCGGCGAAGCAGCAAAAAGTCGTCACTCCGGAATATCTGTTCTTGGAGGCTCCCCGGACTAAGGAGTTCATTACCGGGAGCGAGGCAGCCAAGGAGGCTATTCGTCGGTCTAACGTAGACCTTGCGATTGCATACCCTATCACCCCGCAAAGCGAAACCATGCAGTTAGTCGGTGTCCTGTATGGCGAAGGGTATGTGAAGGAATACTACCGTGGTGAGGAAGAAGTCGGCGTCATGGCAGCAATTGCAGGTGGCTCGCGAGCCGGCGTTCGTTGTTATACGGCGACTGCCGGTCCTGGAACCTTAAGGGGCTTGGAGGGAATTGCTTCCTGGCCAGGGCATCGGCTCCCAGTGGTGGCGATGTTCACATGCCGAGTCGTGAATGCACCATTGGCCATTCAGCCCGATAACATCGAAGTCTCCTATCTCTTGAACTGTGGCATGATTGTGTTCCACGCTGAGAACCAGCAAGACATGTTCGATTTTACTCTGGCTGGGTTCACCATCAGCGAAAAAAATGACGTGACCTTGCCGGTTGGAGTGTGTTGCGACGGATTTTTTGTAACCCACGCCCGCGGTTATGTGCGGATGCAGGATCGCAGCATGAAACTGCCGCCCCGTGAGCCGTGGCGTGGAGCTGTGCCAGTTCTGGATGCTGAGAATCCTCCGGCTCGTCTCTCTCGTGACGCCCCCGTCCAAAAGTCAAATTTCATGGCCTACAACATTCACGCTGTCTGGCAACAGGAAGTGTGGGCAGCCGTCGAACGTTCTCGGAAGTACATCAATCAGTACATGGGGGGGCTGCTTACCGCTGAAAATGTTGAGGATGCCGAGGCGATCATTATCGCTTCAGGTAGCGCAGCGGCCCAATCTCGCGAAGCCGTTCGTATTTGCGCGGAAAAGGGTATCAAGATTGGCTTGATTAAGGTGAGATCCCTGCGGCCATTCCCGACTCAAGAGTTACGCAAACTCTGCGGAAAAGCCAAGTTGATCGTTGTGCCAGAGTTTAACTATGTCGGATGGTTGGCGAAAGAAGTTGCCACCGCCATTTACGGCTTTTCTAATGCCAAGATTATTGGCGGACCGCGTGTTTATGGCGGGCAATCGATGCCTGTGGAATTGATCGTTGATGAAGTCGAATCCGGATTGACTGGTAAGAAGTCAACGAATGTGGCCATTTCTCAGGTTATGGGCGCGTCGGCTTCGGACCATGACGCCATGGGCCACTTTATGCGCAGCATCTAA
- a CDS encoding 2-oxoglutarate:ferredoxin oxidoreductase produces MGTTQDTRERIIVPGPAGFHPPSAAQLGVSLPDPGQGLYYGLLETNEDVVIEEMARKMLTSPNATIFPGPLVLWAWNNHAVEKAQAVLEIAAQIPDVMIIPMPDYRPKYPKIDPEEVINPNHPNLTIWGNKIEACIFIGVHCHYANLTLKMIRAGTNCCTMAICAEQGHEDAMLTIRDSDTLKLKKTAQIFKKVREELGIKLPDNGENVRFTGTQSKVHSGKTHTNPMTFMPSAGGMGSAAVFGHSADQMKREG; encoded by the coding sequence GTGGGAACGACACAAGATACGAGAGAACGGATTATCGTGCCGGGGCCGGCAGGGTTCCATCCGCCGTCAGCGGCCCAGTTGGGCGTGTCGCTGCCTGATCCCGGGCAGGGCCTGTATTATGGACTTTTGGAGACGAATGAAGACGTCGTCATCGAAGAGATGGCTCGAAAAATGCTGACGAGCCCCAACGCAACGATATTCCCGGGCCCTCTCGTCCTGTGGGCATGGAACAACCATGCTGTCGAAAAGGCGCAGGCTGTGTTGGAGATTGCCGCTCAGATTCCCGACGTCATGATTATCCCGATGCCGGACTATCGTCCTAAGTATCCGAAAATCGATCCGGAAGAGGTCATCAATCCTAATCACCCCAATCTCACGATCTGGGGGAACAAGATCGAAGCGTGCATCTTTATCGGTGTGCATTGCCACTATGCCAATCTCACCCTCAAGATGATCCGTGCGGGAACCAATTGCTGCACCATGGCCATTTGCGCCGAGCAAGGGCACGAAGATGCCATGCTGACAATCCGCGATTCGGACACCCTGAAGTTGAAGAAGACTGCTCAAATATTCAAGAAGGTTCGTGAGGAATTGGGCATTAAGTTGCCGGATAACGGCGAAAACGTCCGTTTTACTGGTACTCAATCAAAGGTCCACAGCGGCAAGACGCATACTAATCCTATGACTTTCATGCCTTCAGCCGGCGGTATGGGCAGCGCTGCGGTTTTTGGTCATTCTGCTGATCAAATGAAGCGTGAAGGCTAA